One genomic window of Halostagnicola kamekurae includes the following:
- a CDS encoding ribbon-helix-helix domain-containing protein yields MSKAEANNGDPEIERINLRISQSFREVIDETWRERGFNSRSEFIRYALRESVNHPEGAGFWKDLAISEAQFDDGESRSSEEIKAAYGTDDE; encoded by the coding sequence ATGTCTAAAGCTGAAGCAAACAACGGTGATCCTGAGATTGAGCGGATCAACCTTCGAATTTCCCAGTCATTCCGCGAAGTCATCGATGAGACGTGGCGCGAGCGGGGATTCAACAGCCGTAGTGAGTTTATCCGCTATGCACTGCGGGAGTCAGTGAATCATCCGGAGGGTGCTGGATTCTGGAAAGACCTTGCAATCAGCGAGGCGCAGTTTGATGACGGTGAAAGCCGCTCGAGCGAGGAAATTAAAGCAGCATATGGGACCGACGACGAGTAA
- a CDS encoding PadR family transcriptional regulator, which produces MYDLTAFQRDVLYTIAGQDEPHGLAIKDELEEYYETEIHHGRLYPNLDEVVDKGLVEKGELDKRTNYYTITARGQRELEARREWEEQYVESLTSSAE; this is translated from the coding sequence ATGTACGATCTGACAGCGTTCCAGCGCGATGTCTTGTATACGATCGCCGGCCAGGACGAGCCCCACGGGCTGGCGATCAAGGATGAACTCGAAGAGTACTACGAGACCGAAATCCATCACGGCCGGCTGTATCCCAACCTTGACGAGGTCGTCGACAAGGGTCTGGTCGAGAAAGGCGAACTCGATAAACGGACGAACTACTACACGATCACAGCCCGTGGCCAGCGCGAACTCGAAGCCCGGCGGGAGTGGGAAGAGCAGTACGTCGAGTCGCTCACCTCGAGCGCCGAGTAG
- a CDS encoding DNA-binding protein has translation MSSNNVTSNVVSVDEQAFEKTADPVVDEDGVEVVDDTPAFQATVEMEIQAKVDANHPDGIANTCDGRMHGVSLQHEEQIRAQEAELELISAQAELGGQDDRAERTREVVVKQCGRDEPDTVDPRARLSQDDLAAVNRQAMRISERIDGGWSRAVIAKRLAEKVEDGMEVTTAVLETLEEVKAESGTIVPIADIAEVPVGEVTVEGEVVELWTPSSSNIQQVGLLEDESGRTKFTIWQRSNQTMVREGQTVRFRAAAKSWYQGRCSLALTGWSRIEFPERGRWWDE, from the coding sequence ATGTCTAGTAACAACGTTACCAGTAATGTAGTTTCGGTCGATGAACAGGCGTTCGAGAAAACAGCCGACCCGGTGGTCGACGAGGACGGCGTCGAAGTCGTCGACGACACGCCGGCGTTCCAAGCGACGGTCGAGATGGAGATCCAGGCGAAGGTGGACGCGAATCATCCGGACGGTATCGCAAATACGTGTGATGGGCGGATGCACGGTGTCAGTCTCCAGCACGAAGAGCAGATCCGAGCCCAAGAGGCGGAACTCGAGTTGATCAGTGCCCAAGCCGAACTCGGTGGGCAGGACGATAGAGCCGAACGGACGCGAGAAGTCGTCGTCAAGCAGTGTGGTCGCGACGAACCCGACACTGTGGATCCTCGAGCACGGCTGTCGCAGGACGATCTCGCAGCAGTCAACAGACAGGCGATGCGGATCAGCGAGCGCATCGATGGCGGCTGGTCGCGGGCAGTCATCGCGAAGCGGTTGGCCGAGAAAGTAGAAGATGGGATGGAGGTGACGACAGCAGTCCTCGAGACGCTCGAGGAGGTCAAGGCCGAGTCAGGAACGATCGTCCCGATCGCGGATATCGCGGAGGTCCCGGTCGGCGAGGTAACGGTCGAAGGAGAGGTAGTCGAGCTCTGGACGCCCTCCTCTTCGAACATCCAGCAGGTCGGGCTCCTCGAGGACGAAAGCGGACGGACGAAGTTCACGATCTGGCAGCGGTCGAATCAGACGATGGTTCGCGAGGGACAGACGGTCAGGTTCCGGGCGGCAGCCAAGAGTTGGTATCAGGGGCGATGCTCGCTCGCCTTGACCGGCTGGTCACGTATCGAGTTCCCGGAACGCGGTCGGTGGTGGGACGAATAG
- a CDS encoding phage NrS-1 polymerase family protein, with the protein MSESTVSVLPEQLRKRDQWVCWRGESRDGKPTKIPVTPGSGEFASSTDPTTWTSVKTALEYADSREADGVGFVFTDDDPIVGVDLDDCRDPETGDVDDVAQDIIERLDSYTEISPSGTGFHVLIEGELPSGRNRRGSIELYDTARFFTVTGDHLEETPNHVAHRQDALEAIHGEYVQDTDTGAKSESENRGTTSEQISTGKTVDIDVDLEDEELLEKARNASNGSKFERLWKGNTAGYESQSEADMALCCLLAFWTGGDHARVDRLFRQSGLLREKWDDVHYGDGSTYGEKTIERAIANTSEFYDPDTREGSSEASSKESESSTTENRDEPAQNHAYLVEKNRLLSDRVGDLETTLEEKDERIADLEATNEALREQLSDYQEELEHRDQASDPEVDETGPDQDDSIWTRARRFVGEDE; encoded by the coding sequence ATGTCTGAAAGTACAGTTTCAGTGCTTCCCGAGCAGTTACGAAAACGTGACCAGTGGGTGTGCTGGCGAGGAGAATCTCGAGATGGGAAGCCAACGAAGATCCCGGTGACACCGGGGAGTGGTGAGTTTGCATCCTCGACGGATCCGACCACATGGACGTCGGTCAAGACGGCGCTCGAGTATGCTGACTCGAGAGAGGCAGATGGTGTTGGGTTTGTGTTTACCGACGACGACCCCATCGTCGGTGTCGACCTGGATGACTGCCGGGATCCGGAAACTGGGGACGTTGACGACGTGGCTCAAGACATTATCGAGCGACTCGATTCCTATACGGAGATCTCACCCTCGGGAACTGGGTTTCATGTGCTCATCGAGGGTGAGCTCCCATCTGGCCGGAATCGACGTGGAAGCATCGAACTGTACGACACGGCTCGGTTTTTCACCGTGACCGGCGATCACCTCGAGGAGACGCCTAACCATGTTGCTCATCGGCAGGATGCACTCGAGGCGATTCACGGAGAGTACGTCCAGGACACCGATACTGGTGCGAAATCTGAATCCGAGAATCGTGGCACGACTAGCGAGCAGATATCGACGGGCAAGACAGTCGATATCGACGTTGACCTCGAGGACGAGGAGTTGCTCGAGAAGGCGCGAAATGCGTCGAACGGATCAAAGTTCGAGCGTCTTTGGAAGGGGAACACAGCTGGGTACGAGAGCCAGTCGGAAGCCGATATGGCGCTGTGCTGTTTGCTGGCGTTCTGGACCGGTGGCGACCACGCTCGAGTCGATCGACTCTTCCGGCAATCAGGACTTCTCCGGGAGAAGTGGGACGACGTCCACTATGGTGATGGCTCAACGTACGGCGAAAAGACCATCGAACGAGCAATAGCAAATACCTCCGAATTCTACGATCCTGACACTCGAGAGGGCTCGAGTGAAGCGAGTTCCAAAGAAAGCGAGTCGTCGACCACCGAGAACCGTGACGAGCCAGCGCAGAATCATGCGTATCTGGTCGAAAAGAATCGGCTGTTGTCTGACCGCGTCGGCGACCTTGAGACAACACTCGAGGAGAAAGACGAGCGTATCGCTGACCTCGAGGCAACCAACGAAGCGCTTCGAGAACAACTCAGTGATTATCAGGAGGAACTCGAGCATCGTGATCAGGCTTCGGATCCCGAGGTGGATGAGACGGGTCCTGATCAAGACGACTCGATCTGGACGCGTGCACGGCGGTTCGTCGGGGAGGACGAATGA
- a CDS encoding nucleotidyltransferase domain-containing protein: MSNPPCSVFHPRRGEGFSNSPGSTYAICATAPATLACRSSTNRTGRISIIGGSPPSQHLFMNWKQNLSMGSKSIQRGASLELSVPVPSTDLFSHTCTGEILTLLVDNPYTAFGIRDLSRATDHPHRSISAAVDDLEAVGFVEIEHSGRKKLVQINRARLSKPDDPIIQIPQTEFHVPVRELVSRLTDNVDDIHGIVLFGSVARGDADRRSDIDCFVLVDDGRATAQHTADELTSELNEQPFDGDRYKFHVLVESGESARRYGDRLREIFATGLTLERSDALTQLKEEVLTNGR; this comes from the coding sequence ATGTCGAACCCGCCGTGTAGTGTTTTTCATCCCCGAAGGGGCGAGGGGTTTTCGAACAGCCCCGGATCAACGTATGCAATCTGTGCAACTGCACCAGCAACACTGGCGTGTCGATCGAGCACCAACCGGACCGGACGTATTAGCATCATCGGGGGAAGCCCTCCTTCCCAGCATCTATTTATGAACTGGAAACAAAATCTATCTATGGGTAGTAAAAGTATCCAAAGGGGCGCATCACTCGAGCTGTCAGTCCCTGTTCCTTCTACGGATCTCTTCAGTCACACCTGTACTGGGGAGATTCTCACATTGCTTGTCGATAATCCCTATACAGCGTTCGGAATTCGGGATTTGAGCCGAGCGACGGATCATCCGCATCGAAGCATTTCGGCGGCTGTTGATGACCTCGAGGCAGTTGGCTTCGTCGAGATTGAGCATAGTGGGCGGAAGAAGCTCGTGCAGATTAATCGTGCTCGACTCAGCAAGCCTGACGATCCAATCATCCAGATCCCACAAACGGAGTTCCACGTCCCAGTTCGAGAACTCGTCTCGAGACTGACTGACAACGTTGACGACATCCACGGCATCGTCCTCTTTGGTAGTGTTGCTCGAGGGGATGCTGATCGACGTAGCGATATCGATTGCTTCGTCCTCGTCGATGATGGGCGGGCAACAGCCCAACACACTGCTGACGAACTCACATCGGAGTTGAATGAGCAACCGTTTGATGGTGATCGGTACAAGTTCCACGTCCTCGTCGAATCCGGCGAGAGTGCGCGCCGATACGGAGATCGACTGCGCGAGATCTTTGCCACTGGACTAACGCTCGAACGATCCGACGCTCTCACCCAACTCAAAGAGGAGGTGCTGACGAATGGACGATAG